The window GAGGGTAAATTTGTTGAAGCAGAAGAATAATTGTTTGAAATTTTGGAttgattttcattaaaaatttcgaattttatgtttttgttggttaaaattgggAAGTAAGATGAGTATCATTCATGATTTGCAATGTAAAATTGAATTTTGCTGCTATATATTATAAgtcatttttgtaattattcgTACTATACTAGTCAATAAATTTGTTCGTTTTGTTATTGCCTATCGAGACTCGAGAGGGTTCCCGGTTGCTGGACACGAAGGGGCTCATCTTGATCAATTGGTTTAAAAGATCAATAAGTGTAAACGTCTAatacatgttacttttaattgttAAGTTAATCCATATGAATGAAACAATTTTGAAGCAGAAATCTGGTATTGTGAATCTGAAGCTTTTGTGTATACAAGTGAGGTTTTACCAAATTCACATTATCATATGGTTTTGGTTGGTTTCGTTTAACACAATGATCTGAACggtttagtttaaaaaaaacattaaactgTTAATAATTGTTTGAACTAGATTTTAGTTAAAACCGTTCAAATCGAACAATACACATCTTCAGTTATAAGCTTATggcgataaaaaaaaaaaattgttaacttatttttttaaagttatccttaacacacaatatatatataggtgtttGGTTTAATTGGGGTGATCGGCAGGTACGACTCTAACATGGGGGCAATTGTTCCCACCCCAATTTTTTctcaatgtaattttttaaaatttaaaagtatatatttggAAATTTAACcacactaaaataaaaaaatatacatatgcaATCAGTGATATGAGATTTCAATCTCAATTTTTAAATGATAGTAGCTATAAATAGATAATCTCCATTCTCCTTCCCtatatttcatttattgatctaaataaaattatccatatatattttctgTAAAATTATCCatctaaataaaataatagtaacTATAAGTAGATAATCTCCATTATCCTATATTTCATTTTTGCTTGAATTGAAAGATGAAAATATGATGATAGATTGGAAGGGCCGAAGAGGGGTTTTGTTTTGTAAAATCTCACACATAACACACTAGACAACATATTATTTGTTATcttgttttaattaaatatgaagatgagtaaatataatataacattatATGGGTCGTTTAAGTTTAGTGAATAGTTCGTGCTTTTGGTTATACGCCGAAGTTGTAGCTATTGGCAAGGTCGTCTTTTAAGTTTGCATTTTGGTTGTAATTGGATGGTTATTATTTTGTAAGTATATGAATTTATCGAAATTTAATcgttatattaaaaaaaaaaaaaattacctacataatgttttaaatttgcccccttaTGATAAAATTCCTGGTTCCGTCAGGTACAACTGTACAAGGTGTGTAGGTTTTTTTGCGTTTCAAGTGGTAGTCGAGTGTGCGTCTTCATTGAtatttagagttttttttatatatatttacttatttattggTAACGGACACCTAACGATatgacatatttttttaatagccTTCATGTTGTCGCTTTAGGCTTAGTCATACATCGTGGTTTGGACACTAATTAGCGTACTTGTTAACCAGTCAAAAACTTGCCATAATATGACACGTTAAATAACATTGATAATTATCAAATTTTCCGATGGCTTTTAACGTTATTAAATAACGATATTAGACACCGTATAATTTTTTGGGAAGGCCAACATTATCAAATCTATTGCAAAACAATTACAAAAGTTTTCATGATATATCAAAGACGTATCTAAGGCAAATGTGAAAGTAGCctatttaataaagttttttgtttaaGATAGATTTATgagaaaatatcacaaatggtcCTTTTGGTTTGTCACTTTAGCGTTTTGTCCCCTGTGCTTTTTTCATTGCAAATGGTCcctgtttttttcattttcgttgTTAGAagtccctgacactaacttctgttagtttGGGCCCGTTAGTGAGGGTATAATGGTCCACTTACATAAAAACAcacccttcttcttcttctttccttctccattttcttccttcttccagctaccaccaccatcaccaaaaTCCGGCCaaacatgaatttttttttccagatctTTTGATCATTCTAAAGAGTCCATATATATTCACTGATCTAAAATAACCTTCAACCTAAATACAATATGTGCCATTCATATATCCTGTTAATCATcccaaatttatttataatatcattttttccaaaaataaatcatttttcaaacaCATATCAGGGAGGAGGAACAACAACCAAGAAATTAAAGACTATTTTAGAGCTAATATGGAAAACTGTATATCAAGATTTACTAGTCCATCTCCCTTCTTTCTTTATAGCTTGGATCGACACCTACTCGCAAACTAAATGATTTggtataataaaaaaagttattattattattataacaagtAGTAAAATATGTTCTTTAGATCTTACCGAAAGGAAAGTGGAAGTGAAATGAAAGGAGTGGTGGTCAGATGCGAGGAACAGTGGTGAACTTGATCTTGATTCAAATTGTGGCATGATAATTGtgtttttgttgaaaaagaTTAAAGCACATCTTTGCTCACAAGTTatatcgtatatatatattgtatatggtGGGggttatgatgatgatgattggtgGAAAGTGATGGTTTTAAAGATATAGATTGAAGAGATAGATAACGGGTGGAAGAGCTGATAGTGTGTGAATCTAATCAATCTATATGGTGATagttttgaatatataaattagatatatgcagatttatatacattatatatggagataaatatatagatagatacaggttgaagaaatacatataattattattcacttttttttttattacaaatggTCCCTAGGTTtggtaaatgtacaaaaatACCCTTGTGTTTTGTGCACATAATGAGTTTAAACGGTtaaaactaacagaagttaATGTCAGGGACTTCTGGCAATGAAAACGAAAAAGCCAAAAACCATTTACAACGAAAAAAAACACAAGgggcaaaatattaaagtgacaaaccacatggaccatttgtgacattttctctagaTTTATTTACTACAAGAGCGAAAGGCGTATCAAGAAAGCccacttaaaatatatatatttttggggAAAACAAAAAACCCAAAACAAATTGTGAAAACGAAAAGGCGGCCCCCCAattttttcaaatcaaaataaaagagCCCAATTttcatctcaatttcaatttcaaaccCACTATAAATTCCAAATCTTTTTCATTCCAAATTTTCAATCATCTCCCCCCAATTCTCACTAGCCctaattttttccttttatttctcCTTATACCTTAtacttcaattaattaattttatctcaataattaaattaaaaatggtTCGTAATGTGAAAGGTGAATCAACCAGCAGTAAAAATAACGGCGTTAATAATAACAGTAATAATAATGAAGCGGAAAATGGTGATAATGATCCAAACGCCGGAGGCTTGGAACGTAGGGTTCTTAGGTCACGTTATCTTGCGGTTAAGAATATGATCAGtggtatatattatttttattatatatatctgtatctatattttgtatctatatatatatacacatttatttatgaattatTAGAGTTTGTAATATATGAATTTTTGCAGATAAGAGAGATGATATAACAAAGACAAATTCAGATAATTTTAAGTCAATTTTTGATCAAGTTGAATCCTTGCATCAGCTAGGTAAATCATTTTTTccatttagtatttttttatttttcattttatgatactgaatgtgtgtgtgtgtgtgtgtgtgccaGTATGATGTGTCAGATGTGATTGCAATGGCTAGTTTTGGtgtaaaaaaaagttcaaaatttgaaataattgttaaattttttgtaaagttGTGGCATTTTATAATTGGGTTTGAAAGAGGGATGACGTGTCACTATTTTTTTTACTGTATTGGGAAAAGGGTGATGTGAATCTATTGGCTTTCTATTGTAGTTAATCTTAGAATGGTAAGAATGGTTTGAGTTATATAGCAGTATCAGTTATTGGAATCTAATttggaaacaaaaaaaagtcaGGCATGACCTTTGTAACTGTGATGCATGACActttttttgtgaatttttgtgATTGACTGCGAAAAATGTGGGCTTTTTATGTTTGGGTTACAGTCCAGAAGCCTCGCGAACAAGTTGCCGATGCTGAGGCCCTGTTGGATATCGCTAACACGTTAATGACATCGGTGAAATCCCAGAGTAATGAAGGAGTGACTGCAGGTGATTTTGTATCATGTATATTAAAAGGATTTGGACGAATTGGAGGAAGTGATGGAGATGAAGGAAGTAGGAACTCTGTTATGTGGAAGAAAGTTGGTATTGCGGTATCCCATGTTTTTTGCAGGGGTGATGGGTGTTCTACAATGTAAATATATACTGATTTTTATGTGCACTTTGTTCGTTTTTTGCTCTGTTTTGAATATGTGaacttatatttgtttattgcaGGGTTGGGCCAATGAATTCTGAAGTCAAGCAAAGAAAAGCCATTGTGCATCGAAAGCATTCAAGACCAACTGAAAAAGCCCGCCCTGAGGAGGTACTATTAGAATTGCATTATTTCTTGATTGAAGTTTTAATCTGCATGGCCATAGGAAATTGTTCACTTTGACCAGGTTGAGGACAAAAGTGCAATAGGCTGTATCTGTTATTCATTACAtgtaaatttgataatttcattcTACTTAACAGTCAGTGAGTTGATATgggttttattttcttattttggattgagtaaaaaaaaaactagtatgtAGCTGAAAATTTTAAAACGGAATTGAGTTACATAAAAGGTCAAGTTTTTGCCTCAAGGGCATTTACTTGACACACACtatgtatttaatatatattgtttgcaATGACAATCTGTGCCAAGATGAGTTCAATTCTAGTTGCGGTTTGTTCCACTTCTGGTCATATTATAATAGGTTTGGAAGAGTGAACTTATattttgtgttgatttttgCAGCTTGCAGCCAGTGCTACAGAAGAGAAGACGGACACAGATAAGAACATGGCAACCATGTTTAATGTGCTGAGAAAAAACAGAAATGTGAAGCTGGAAAATCTAGTGTTGAACAGAACTTCCTTTGCACAAACTGTTGAAAACCTCTTTGCAATGTCTTTCCTTATTAAAGATGGCCGGGCTGAAATAAGGGTTGATGAAAAGGGAACTCATCTAGTTTGTAAGTTCATTCACAGATAGTATGATAACAAAATCTTCAATTGATATAGGTTAATTGATTTTTATGTGCTAATATGTTTCTTTCTAGCGCCAAGAAACGCCCCAAATGCGAATGCTgttgcttcaaaggaagttgTCTATAAGCACTTTACCTTCAGATTTGATTTCAAAGACTGGAAGGTAAATgtacaaaaagcccaattttgATTTGACATAGTCAATTTTTCAAAGTGGTTAATATTGTTTGATATCATGATCAAAGTTGAGCGGAACATTAAATTTTTCCAGGTTATACTATTGAATATGATATTTCATGTATATCATATgcttctttttatattttatagagtAGAACAATATCCCTGCAAAAAACgaaaaacatatacattttaatttttcttattgACTCTTGTGTATTCAATTCCACAGCTGATGTCTGATGCTGTTGCTGAAGGAGAGGAACTTATGCCCCACAGAAATCAAGTAGATACAATGCCCAATTCTCAGCGAGAACCTATTGATTCTGTGCCCACTACACCAATTAGGAAATTTTCAAGGAACAGAGGTCTTGTGCTACAAGAACAAACTGTTGTTGAAGACTCTCCTGAAAGTAGTGACTCAGGATCAAGAAGTGTCCGTAAAAGGATGCGAAGGGTTAGGTAAAAGGTTAGCCGCTTGCGATCATGCATTGTTTAAGTGGAGTAATATTTATGTAAATCGATAGCTGTGAGTTCCTGTCTAAATTTTTGCTAACATTACTAGTTTTGGAACTGTTATATATTATAGTCTGTTACTGAGTTAAGGCTTTGTTTTAGCTGCTTTCTGTACTTTACTTCAACTTCTTGTTGGTAGGAAATCAGATCATGTTTGCAAATTAACCTCAGGTTAAATATGcagttttgtttttaattctTGTTTATAGCATCATGATACTCTTTTAGATTTGTACCATATTGATAACTACTAAATCACTTTGGATGATTTGTAAAGGTGTGTTTAACTGTTTGCGTGTGCTTTTGGAATGCGATATTGTGTTTTCAGATTGAGGCTATTTatgaatgatatatattttttttaacggcacaaaattatatatattaataattaacaagGAACACTAACAAGCTACTAGTTTTCAAGCATACACGATCtagaaaatcaacaaaatatatagACTAGATTTAATTCAGAACTTTAACTGTTAAAGCTGCAAAAGAGTTGAAAAAACTTATGTCAATTACAAAAGACATAAAATAAAGTGAGTGATATAGATTAAAAGAAAAGTGATTATTGGGTTATGTAttcaacttgggtgaaaaattccttacatactaatattttaatattttaaataaatgttttcccttatgatttttatggtttaaaaaaaggtatgtgagaagTTTTTCATCCAACTTAAGTGCCTAACAGTCTCATTTTCTTTTCCCCATGGATTAATTATAGGTAGATAATTGTGTTTAAATCTTTCGACTACACGAGATGACAAGATTGTTATGATTTCATTTACCAAAGACACGACATACTTTAAAAGGCATATTACCTGTCCAACTTGTTAGCTAGTCAATTTAAACATGTACATGAACGATATTTGATATTGATGAGGGGGGTCAAGATTGTTAGGGGTTTCGCATCAGACGCAATATGGAAGCATGGTGGATGCGGCACCACCATTCCACACTGCCGCCATCCTCTCACCACGCGTCGTCGCTTCAAAATGAGTGGTGTGACCACGCGGTCGACCATCCGTTTTCTTCCCCTTTGATTTTTGTGCAATGGCTACTTCGACCATATTACGGctcattccttttttttttatatacatacaagTACAAAACACATACACTACAACTCACAACGCAttcactttttctttcaaaaaacacactacaactcaaacacatacacactaaaaaaaatggaaaaacgTATTGGTTCCACTTTAATCATCGACGAATCGTTTGAATGGTCCGATGATAGTATTTTAGAGGTGTTTGCGAACGCGATTGCGGCCGAAGAAGCCGAAAGTTCCACGGCACGGTGACGCCCGAAGAGTAAAGTCGTGAACCGCAACCGTTGGACCGCTTCACAAATGTTTATGTATCTTaatgtttttagtttaatgaaatttaatgtttaaataaaatgaaaattgtaaaagGAGTGGTGAATGTGAGTGGTCGGATGCCAATGAAATTTGGATGAAtggtgagtgagtggtggaGTTGAGGTGACATAATGTGATTGGTTAAAATCGAGTGGTGAAAAAAGGAATGGAAGGTGGAATGCCAACCCCCTTAGCAAGTCACAACCTATGTGGGCCAgagttgtttttttaaccaaaaatatCCGTGCAGGCAGGATGTGTTTCAAGTTGTTTAACAAGTACACAACTAAGAGGTTTAGGGTGACAACGACCGCAATTGCCGACCGTCGGCTTTGTATTAGTTGTCTAATTATgtcttgtaattatttttcttcaaataataGCTTAAGTTTACACCTAATATAGTTACTTGCACATCTTTAATGGTTAATACAATATTTAACAACAACTATAATCTTTAACAGAGAGGCCTAATGAGCACAACCGAAATAATTCCTTTATAAAAGCATTTTTTGGTTACATCTTTACACCATTTACTTTAGGGCGTGTTCGACTACAAAGTTATGACTTGTTTTATAAAGCTATCTTTaaacctttataaaacaaattgtaatttttctaATCTTCCTCACACCAAGACTTCTGAAAGTCAGTTGTTAAGAAAAAGATTAGAACAAGAGGGCTGATTTCGGAACTAGCTTGACTCATGCTCAGATTACTACTTACTATCATCAAAAACTTTTGAGtctctaaaaagtaaaaaatgtcatattatatttatactacGTACAACCAAAACATACTAAAATATGATGCATTTGAATTTTTATCTCTATCAAACAAAAATCCACACACTAATCAAGTAATCATTTAGGGCCGTCACCATCACCCGTCACCGTTGTTGCAATCATCCCTACACCGTCACATCGCACGAGCATGTGACTAGTAAAATTAGATGTCAAAGTTATAGTGTTGAAGCTTGAGTCTTATGGTTTTTATGGTTATGACATTCTGTTTTCTCTCTAagctatataaatatatctcatTTTTACtcataataagttaataaccacatcaattttgttctatttaagtATGCATTTATTTAACAGAATCATTTTTCGACATAACTTTATAttgcaaaaactatataaatacacaaTCATCTTAATTCTTTTGGTTTATTTTCCTACTCAAGATTGACTTTTTGTGTTAGtgtttttctattatttttgttattaaatatgacatttttttaatgtaatatgcAGTTTTTTTAGCTTTAAAAAATAGTGCTATACAACTCAAGACGTTAAAAGTAGGTTCAAGGCCGTGGGTTCATATTCTGCTCCACCTCCATTCGGATCGGAAAATTTCCGTC is drawn from Erigeron canadensis isolate Cc75 chromosome 9, C_canadensis_v1, whole genome shotgun sequence and contains these coding sequences:
- the LOC122582556 gene encoding non-structural maintenance of chromosomes element 4 homolog A-like; amino-acid sequence: MVRNVKGESTSSKNNGVNNNSNNNEAENGDNDPNAGGLERRVLRSRYLAVKNMISDKRDDITKTNSDNFKSIFDQVESLHQLVQKPREQVADAEALLDIANTLMTSVKSQSNEGVTAGDFVSCILKGFGRIGGSDGDEGSRNSVMWKKVGIAVSHVFCRGDGCSTMVGPMNSEVKQRKAIVHRKHSRPTEKARPEELAASATEEKTDTDKNMATMFNVLRKNRNVKLENLVLNRTSFAQTVENLFAMSFLIKDGRAEIRVDEKGTHLVSPRNAPNANAVASKEVVYKHFTFRFDFKDWKLMSDAVAEGEELMPHRNQVDTMPNSQREPIDSVPTTPIRKFSRNRGLVLQEQTVVEDSPESSDSGSRSVRKRMRRVR